In one Cronobacter dublinensis subsp. dublinensis LMG 23823 genomic region, the following are encoded:
- a CDS encoding phospholipase D family protein: protein MTKKTSCFTSGYWDNTTHSRAHNTRLGRAIAPTTAQHPNDSGLHPLDDSLDAFAARYLLAEMAEETIDVQYYIWEDDMSGRLLFGALLAAARHGVRVRILLDDNNTVGMDDTLRLLNAHPNIEIRLFNPFSFRTLRALGYLTDFARLNRRMHNKSFTVDGEVTIIGGRNVGDAYFGAGEQPLFSDLDVLAIGPVVADVTRDFERYWKSRSVSTLDSVLEVDAEEIDARVQLPPHWKDDPVAQRYLERLESTRFASYIETRTLPLVWAKTRLLSDDPRKGQGRARTHTLLPQRMMTLIGEPKTQFDIISSYFVPTRGGVALLLALRRKGVKIAILTNSLAANDVAVVHAGYARWRKKLLRHGVELYELKPTRDPGRVPHDRGLTGNSGSSLHAKTFSVDGNQVFIGSFNFDPRSAMLNTEMGFVIESETLAGAIHKRFTRTRREAAWALRLDRWGRINWIEEKDGKEIVWKKEPKTRFWQRLLVRLVYRLPVEWML, encoded by the coding sequence ATGACGAAGAAAACTTCCTGCTTTACCAGCGGTTACTGGGACAATACGACGCACAGCCGGGCGCATAATACCCGGCTCGGTCGCGCTATTGCGCCGACCACGGCCCAGCACCCCAACGACAGCGGTTTACATCCGCTCGATGACAGCCTCGATGCCTTCGCCGCCCGCTATCTGCTGGCGGAGATGGCCGAGGAGACGATCGACGTTCAGTACTATATCTGGGAAGACGATATGTCCGGGCGGCTGCTGTTCGGCGCGCTGCTGGCGGCGGCGCGGCACGGCGTGCGGGTGCGTATTCTGCTTGATGACAACAATACCGTGGGCATGGATGACACGCTGCGTCTGCTCAACGCGCACCCGAATATCGAAATTCGCCTCTTTAATCCGTTCTCGTTTCGCACGCTGCGCGCACTGGGCTATCTCACCGATTTCGCCAGGCTTAATCGCCGGATGCACAATAAAAGCTTCACGGTGGATGGCGAGGTGACGATCATCGGCGGGCGCAACGTGGGCGATGCCTATTTCGGCGCAGGCGAGCAGCCGCTGTTTTCCGACCTTGATGTGCTGGCAATTGGCCCTGTCGTGGCGGACGTTACCCGGGATTTCGAGCGCTACTGGAAGAGCCGCTCGGTGTCAACGCTTGATAGCGTACTGGAGGTTGACGCCGAGGAGATTGACGCCCGCGTTCAGCTGCCGCCGCACTGGAAGGACGACCCGGTGGCGCAGCGTTATCTGGAGCGGCTTGAAAGCACACGCTTTGCGAGCTATATCGAAACCCGCACGCTCCCGCTGGTGTGGGCTAAAACCCGCCTTCTGAGCGACGACCCGCGCAAAGGGCAGGGGAGAGCGCGCACCCATACGCTGCTGCCACAGCGCATGATGACGCTTATCGGCGAGCCCAAAACCCAGTTTGATATTATCTCGTCCTATTTCGTGCCGACCCGCGGCGGTGTGGCATTGCTGCTGGCGCTACGCCGCAAGGGGGTGAAAATCGCGATTCTGACCAATTCGCTGGCCGCGAATGATGTCGCGGTCGTGCATGCCGGTTACGCGCGCTGGCGCAAAAAACTGCTGCGCCACGGTGTTGAGTTGTATGAGCTGAAACCGACCCGCGATCCAGGCCGTGTGCCGCACGATCGTGGGCTTACCGGGAACTCCGGCTCCAGCCTGCATGCCAAGACGTTCAGCGTTGACGGGAATCAGGTGTTTATCGGCTCGTTTAACTTCGATCCGCGCTCGGCGATGCTCAACACCGAAATGGGGTTTGTGATTGAAAGCGAAACGCTCGCGGGCGCGATACATAAGCGTTTTACGCGCACGCGGCGCGAGGCGGCATGGGCGCTACGGCTCGACCGCTGGGGACGCATCAACTGGATAGAAGAGAAAGACGGCAAAGAGATTGTCTGGAAAAAGGAGCCGAAAACGCGCTTCTGGCAGCGCCTGCTGGTGCGCCTGGTGTACCGGCTGCCGGTTGAGTGGATGCTCTGA
- the mdoC gene encoding glucans biosynthesis protein MdoC, whose amino-acid sequence MTTSTQREFFLDSIRAWLMLLGIPFHISLIYSTHQWHVNSLTPSAGLTLFNDFIHAFRMQVFFVISGYFSYMLFLRYPRKRWWKVRVERVGIPMLTAIPLLTLPQFLMLQYVKGRTDDWHTLSGYDKYNTLVWELTSHLWFLLVLVVFTTIGLLIFQQIKNWPEAKSAALAERLTLGKLSALFLLLGIAFAALRRLIFIVYAPILSDGLFNFVVMQTLFYSPFFILGALAFKHASLKERFTTFSPGCAVGATAAFIAYLLNQHYGSGDAWMYETDNVISMLMGLWMVNVVFSLGHRLLNFKSSRVTYFVNASLFIYLVHHPLTLFFGAYITPHIHSNALGFITGLVFVIGIAVVLYEVHLRIPLLRFLFSGKPQNKTPAPGTATG is encoded by the coding sequence ATGACGACGTCGACACAGAGAGAGTTTTTTCTCGATTCCATCCGCGCATGGTTGATGCTTTTAGGCATCCCCTTTCATATTTCGCTTATCTATTCCACGCACCAGTGGCATGTTAACAGCCTGACGCCCTCCGCGGGCCTGACGCTGTTCAACGATTTCATTCACGCCTTTCGCATGCAGGTCTTCTTTGTTATTTCAGGGTATTTTTCCTACATGCTGTTCCTGCGCTACCCGCGCAAACGCTGGTGGAAAGTGCGTGTTGAGCGCGTCGGCATCCCGATGCTGACCGCCATTCCGCTCCTCACGCTGCCGCAATTTTTGATGCTGCAATATGTGAAAGGCCGTACCGATGACTGGCATACGCTTTCCGGTTACGACAAATACAACACGCTGGTGTGGGAACTCACCTCACATTTATGGTTTTTGTTGGTGCTGGTGGTGTTCACGACGATCGGTTTACTGATCTTTCAGCAGATAAAAAACTGGCCGGAAGCAAAAAGCGCGGCGCTGGCGGAACGCCTGACATTAGGAAAACTCTCAGCGCTGTTTTTACTCCTCGGCATCGCTTTCGCCGCCCTGCGCCGCCTTATTTTTATCGTTTATGCGCCGATATTAAGCGACGGTTTGTTTAATTTTGTGGTGATGCAAACTTTATTTTATTCGCCGTTTTTCATTCTCGGCGCGCTGGCCTTTAAGCATGCCTCGCTAAAAGAGCGCTTCACCACGTTTTCGCCGGGCTGCGCGGTCGGCGCGACGGCGGCGTTTATCGCCTATCTGCTCAATCAGCACTACGGCAGCGGCGACGCCTGGATGTATGAAACCGACAACGTGATCAGCATGCTGATGGGGCTGTGGATGGTCAACGTGGTATTCTCGCTCGGCCATCGCCTGTTGAACTTTAAATCCTCACGCGTGACCTATTTTGTGAACGCGTCGCTGTTTATCTATCTGGTGCACCATCCGCTGACGCTGTTCTTCGGCGCGTACATCACGCCGCACATCCACTCGAACGCGCTCGGCTTTATCACAGGCCTGGTGTTTGTGATTGGCATCGCCGTGGTGCTTTACGAGGTGCATCTGCGTATTCCGCTGCTGCGATTCCTTTTCTCCGGCAAACCGCAAAATAAAACCCCGGCGCCAGGCACGGCGACGGGGTGA
- the ymdB gene encoding O-acetyl-ADP-ribose deacetylase: MSGRIEVVQGDITRIDTDVIVNAANPSLMGGGGVDGAIHRAAGPALLAACKVVRQQQGECQPGHAVITEAGNLAAKAVVHTVGPVWRGGHDNEPQLLADAYRNSLELVIANGYRSVAFPAISTGIYGYPKAAAAQIAFDTVSDYLTRRPQLQQVYFVCYDEENFLLYQRLLGQYDAQPGA; this comes from the coding sequence ATGTCAGGGCGCATTGAAGTGGTGCAGGGCGATATCACCCGCATCGATACCGACGTTATCGTCAACGCCGCCAACCCTTCGCTGATGGGCGGCGGCGGTGTGGATGGCGCTATCCACCGGGCTGCCGGGCCTGCGTTGCTGGCCGCGTGTAAGGTTGTGCGCCAGCAGCAGGGCGAATGCCAGCCGGGGCATGCGGTCATTACCGAGGCGGGCAACCTGGCGGCGAAAGCCGTGGTGCATACCGTAGGCCCAGTCTGGCGCGGCGGGCACGATAACGAACCGCAACTTCTGGCGGACGCCTATCGCAACAGCCTTGAACTGGTTATCGCGAACGGCTATCGCAGCGTGGCGTTCCCGGCAATCAGCACCGGCATTTACGGCTATCCGAAAGCGGCGGCGGCGCAAATCGCCTTTGATACCGTTTCGGATTATCTCACCAGGCGCCCTCAGCTTCAGCAGGTATACTTTGTCTGCTATGACGAAGAAAACTTCCTGCTTTACCAGCGGTTACTGGGACAATACGACGCACAGCCGGGCGCATAA